In Eucalyptus grandis isolate ANBG69807.140 chromosome 4, ASM1654582v1, whole genome shotgun sequence, the following proteins share a genomic window:
- the LOC104441999 gene encoding protein NRT1/ PTR FAMILY 7.3, with protein MACLEVCKEGNYREEKEEHTLDGTVDWEGRPAIKAKSGQWCAGTIILLNQGLATLAFFGVGVNLVLFLTRVLGQNNADAANSVSKWTGTVYIFSLVGAFLSDSYWGRYKTCAVFQVIFVIGLASLSLSSYLFLVRPKGCGDQQTPCGSHSSMEITLFYLSIYLVALGNGGYQPNIATFGADQFDEEDPREGRSKVAFFSYFYLALNLGSLFSNTILGYFEDEGMWALGFWLSAGSALAGLLLFLGGSPMYRHFKPTGNPISRFCQVMVAASKKWRVEMAPGGDDLYEAEGMDCSDSSRRNILHTHGFKFLDRAAYITSRDLEDQKQGRYNKWRLCPITQVEEVKCILRLLPIWLCTIVYSVVFTQMASLFVEQGAAMKTTVSHFRIPPASMSSFDIVSVAVFIFLYRRVIDPVVGRIRKTHSRGLTELQRMGIGLVIAVLAMVSAGIVECYRLKYARKDCTRCEGSSTLSILWQVPQYALIGASEVFMYVGQLEFFNAQAPDGLKSFGSALCMTSISLGNYVSSLLVSMVMKISTEDHMPGWIPGNLNKGHLDRFYFLLAALTVVDLMVYIACAKWYRNIKLEGKCGEDDERDNYDV; from the exons ATGGCCTGCTTGGAAGTGTGTAAGGAG GGCAACTacagagaggagaaagaggaacaCACGCTCGATGGGACCGTGGATTGGGAAGGCCGTCCAGCAATTAAAGCTAAAAGCGGACAGTGGTGCGCCGGAACCATCATTTTGT TGAACCAAGGACTGGCAACCTTAGCCTTCTTTGGAGTGGGAGTGAATCTGGTGCTATTCCTGACAAGGGTGCTGGGACAAAACAATGCTGATGCTGCCAACAGTGTGAGCAAATGGACTGGCACTGTCTACATCTTCTCGCTGGTTGGAGCATTTTTGAGTGACTCCTACTGGGGAAGATACAAAACCTGTGCTGTCTTTCAAGTCATCTTCGTCATC GGTTTGGCATCGCTATCGCTGTCATCCTATCTGTTTCTGGTCCGACCTAAAGGTTGCGGGGATCAGCAGACTCCGTGTGGATCGCATTCGAGCATGGAGATCACACTGTTCTACCTCTCCATCTACCTTGTTGCCCTAGGGAATGGAGGGTATCAACCTAACATAGCTACATTCGGTGCCGACCAATTCGATGAAGAGGATCCTAGAGAAGGACGTTCCAAGGTGGCCTTCTTCAGCTACTTCTACCTGGCACTGAACTTGGGCTCCCTCTTCTCCAATACCATTTTGGGGTACTTCGAGGATGAAGGAATGTGGGCTCTAGGATTTTGGTTATCAGCAGGCTCTGCCTTAGCGGGCCTGCTCCTATTTCTGGGTGGATCCCCGATGTATAGGCACTTCAAGCCAACTGGAAACCCAATTTCCCGCTTCTGCCAGGTGATGGTAGCTGCATCGAAGAAATGGAGGGTCGAGATGGCGCCCGGCGGAGATGACTTGTATGAGGCGGAAGGCATGGACTGCTCTGACAGTAGCAGAAGAAACATCCTCCACACTCATGGATTCAA GTTTTTGGATAGAGCAGCTTATATCACATCAAGAGATCTCGAAGACCAGAAGCAGGGTCGATACAACAAGTGGCGCCTCTGCCCGATTACTCAAGTGGAAGAAGTCAAGTGCATACTGAGACTCCTACCAATCTGGCTTTGCACCATCGTCTATTCCGTGGTCTTCACGCAGATGGCCTCGTTGTTCGTGGAGCAAGGAGCAGCCATGAAAACGACCGTTTCGCACTTCAGAATCCCTCCGGCTAGCATGTCCAGCTTCGACATAGTAAGTGTCGCggttttcattttcctctacCGAAGGGTTATTGACCCAGTAGTGGGGAGAATAAGGAAGACACATTCGCGAGGGCTCACAGAGTTGCAGCGAATGGGCATCGGGCTGGTTATCGCGGTTCTGGCCATGGTCTCTGCAGGAATCGTGGAGTGCTACAGACTGAAGTATGCTCGCAAAGACTGCACGCGCTGCGAGGGCTCGAGCACCTTGAGCATATTATGGCAGGTCCCTCAGTATGCACTGATTGGAGCTTCAGAAGTTTTCATGTACGTGGGTCAACTGGAATTCTTCAACGCACAAGCCCCAGATGGCTTGAAGAGCTTCGGGAGTGCCCTTTGCATGACATCGATCTCACTAGGAAACTACGTTAGCAGCTTGCTTGTGAGTATGGTCATGAAGATCTCGACCGAGGACCACATGCCAGGATGGATCCCAGGGAATCTAAACAAGGGTCATCTGGACAGATTTTACTTCCTCCTAGCTGCCCTAACAGTTGTAGATTTGATGGTGTACATAGCTTGTGCAAAGTGGTACAGGAATATCAAACTGGAAGGAAAATGCGGAGAAGACGACGAGAGAGATAACTATGACGTCTAA
- the LOC104443188 gene encoding ent-kaurenoic acid oxidase 2: MELEVAASVALAVLIVAYGFIFGVLKRVNEWIYVSRLGEKRASLPPGDMGWPLVGKMWSFLRAFRSDDPDSFLSTFISRFGATGIYKTYMFGSPSIIVCKPETCRRVLTDDQNFKLGYPKAVKVLTGRRSFHSISNAEHKRLRRLTAAPITGSEALSMYVPGIEENIVASLEEWSNSDQPVEFLTGMKKVTFKIITNIFFGLDQVDFNFKTMEILYGDLARGMKSAPINFPGFTFHGGVKARRELVKILQAIVDERKALKGRNGSITRKNMLDMLMEVEDEDKRKLEEEDIIDILLMYLLAGHETSAHGTMWAALYLHEHPDILQKAKEEQEEIISRRPATQSGLTLKEIRQSQYLTRVVDETLRRISLSFAVFREAKADVNVNGYLIPKGWKVMVSSRAVHMDPENYLDPKKFDLSRWENINAKAGAFLPFGAGSRFCPGSDLAKLEISIFLHQFLLHYKLERVNPKSPVSHLPLPHPSDNCLVRFEKAPLDT; the protein is encoded by the exons atggagctTGAAGTTGCTGCGAGTGTGGCTCTGGCAGTATTGATAGTTGCATATGGGTTCATTTTTGGGGTTCTTAAGAGGGTGAATGAGTGGATATATGTGAGCAGGTTGGGAGAGAAGAGAGCCTCTCTTCCACCTGGTGACATGGGTTGGCCTTTGGTGGGCAAGATGTGGTCCTTCCTGAGAGCCTTCAGATCTGATGATCCTGACTCTTTCCTCTCTACCTTCATCTCAAG GTTTGGAGCCACAGGTATCTACAAAACCTACATGTTTGGCAGTCCAAGCATAATCGTGTGCAAACCCGAGACATGTAGGCGAGTATTGACAGATGACCAAAACTTCAAGCTCGGTTACCCTAAAGCGGTTAAGGTATTAACTGGCCGGAGATCATTCCACAGCATCTCCAACGCTGAGCACAAACGGCTCCGGCGGCTCACAGCTGCTCCCATCACTGGCAGTGAGGCCCTGTCGATGTACGTCCCTGGGATTGAGGAGAACATAGTGGCTTCCTTGGAAGAGTGGTCGAATTCGGACCAGCCGGTTGAGTTCTTGACCGGGATGAAGAAGGTCACGTTCAAGATCATTACGAACATCTTCTTTGGCTTGGATCAGGTTGATTTCAACTTCAAGACCATGGAGATCTTGTACGGTGACTTGGCTCGTGGAATGAAGTCCGCACCTATCAACTTCCCCGGATTCACTTTCCACGGAGGCGTCAAG GCGAGGAGAGAGCTGGTTAAGATCCTCCAAGCTATTGTGGATGAGAGGAAGGCTTTGAAGGGAAGGAATGGGTCGATCACGAGGAAGAACATGTTGGATATGCTAATGGAGGTTGAAGATGAGGATAAGAGGAAACTGGAGGAGGAGGACATAATTGACATATTGCTCATGTACTTGCTTGCTGGCCATGAAACCTCAGCTCATGGCACTATGTGGGCTGCTCTTTACCTCCATGAACATCCTGATATCCTCCAAAAAGCAAAG gAAGAGCAAGAGGAGATCATCAGCAGGAGACCAGCTACACAGAGTGGATTGACCCTCAAGGAAATTAGGCAATCACAGTATCTTACAAGG GTGGTTGATGAAACATTGCGTAGAATCAGTCTCTCATTTGCAGTTTTTCGAGAGGCAAAAGCTGATGTGAACGTCAATG GCTATCTCATACCAAAAGGTTGGAAAGTCATGGTCAGTTCAAGGGCAGTACATATGGATCCAGAAAATTATTTGGACCCAAAGAAATTTGACCTATCTAGATGGGAA AACATTAATGCAAAAGCAGGAGCTTTCCTACCATTTGGAGCTGGAAGCCGGTTCTGCCCAGGAAGTGATTTGGCCAAGCTCGAAatctccatctttctccacCAGTTCCTGCTTCACTACAA GCTGGAGAGAGTAAATCCGAAGAGCCCAGTGTCACATCTACCACTGCCACATCCTTCGGACAATTGCCTTGTCAGATTCGAAAAAGCTCCATTAGATACCTGA
- the LOC104441998 gene encoding pyruvate kinase isozyme G, chloroplastic has translation MATINLPSRMSLPSPEGAAADRLSSARSPCDLLLLPQPRCRSWSRRSRAGAGRGPPGRRLAAVRSVKVAPESQGRPLAVQNGPLTVDTSNSPFEVQPDDYEVSKARVSVNGLRKTKIVCTIGPSTSSREMIWKLAESGMNVARLNMSHGDHASHQKTIDLVKEYNAQFQDKVVAIMLDTKGPEVRSGDVPQPIMLKEGQEFNFTIKRGVSTEDTVSVNYDDFINDVEVGDILLVDGGMMSFAVKSKTTDLVKCVVVDGGELKSRRHLNVRGKSATLPSITDKDWEDIKFGVDNQVDFYAVSFVKDAKVVLELKEYLKSCNADIHVIVKIESADSIPNLHSIISASDGAMVARGDLGAELPIEEVPLLQEDIIRRCHSMQKPVIVATNMLESMIDHPTPTRAEVSDIAIAVRQGADSVMLSGETAHGKYPLKAVKVMHTVALRTESSPKTSATPKVQFGAFKSHMGDMFAFHATTMANTLNLPIIVFTRTGSMAILLSHYQPSSIIFAFTNEERIKQRLALYHGVRPVYMQFSDDSEETFSRALKLSVSNGLLKEGEYVTLVQSGAQPIWRHESTHHIQVRKVQG, from the exons ATGGCGACGATCAACCTCCCTTCGAGAATGTCCCTCCCCAGCCCCGAGGGGGCCGCCGCCgaccgcctctcctccgcccgGAGCCCCTgcgacctcctcctcctcccgcaGCCGAGGTGCCGGAGCTGGAGCCGGAGGAGCCGCGCCGGCGCCGGCAGGGGGCCGCCGggccgccgcctcgccgccgtCAGATCGGTCAAGGTCGCTCCCGAGAGCCAGGGGCGCCCGCTCGCCGTGCAGAACGGGCCTCTCACCGTC GATACGTCAAACTCTCCTTTTGAGGTTCAACCTGATGACTATGAAGTGAGCAAGGCTAGAGTAAGTGTGAATGGATTGAGAAAGACAAAGATAGTCTGTACCATTGGTCCATCCACCAGCAGTCGTGAAATGATATGGAAACTTGCCGAAAGTGGAATGAATGTGGCCCGTCTTAATATGTCGCATGGTGATCATGCCTCACATCAGAAAACTATAGATCTGGTCAAAGAATACAATGCTCAATTTCAAGACAAGGTGGTCGCCATTATGTTGGACACCAAG GGGCCGGAAGTGAGAAGTGGCGATGTACCTCAGCCAATAATGCTTAAAGAAGGACAAGAAtttaattttactatcaaaCGAGGAGTGAGCACAGAGGATACTGTTAGTGTTAATTATGATGACTTCATTAATGATGTTGAAGTAGGCGACATATTGTTGGTAGACG GTGGAATGATGTCATTCGCTGTGAAGTCAAAGACGACGGATTTAGTGAAATGTGTTGTAGTCGATGGTGGAGAATTAAAGTCAAGGCGTCATTTGAATGTGAGAGGCAAAAGTGCTACTCTTCCTTCAATAACAG ATAAAGACTGGGAAGATATTAAGTTTGGGGTGGACAACCAAGTTGATTTTTATGCTGTCTCATTTGTTAAGGATGCTAAGGTGGTCCTTGAGCTGAAAGAATATCTCAAAa GTTGCAATGCAGACATTCATGTGATTGTAAAAATCGAAAGTGCTGATTCTATCCCAAATCTCCATTCGATTATTTCCGCTTCTGATGGG GCAATGGTTGCCCGTGGAGACCTTGGAGCTGAACTTCCAATCGAAGAAGTTCCTCTATTGCAG GAAGACATCATCAGAAGGTGTCACAGTATGCAGAAACCAGTAATTGTTGCTACAAACATGCTAGAAAGCATGATCGATCATCCCACACCGACAAGGGCAGAGGTTTCTGATATTGCAATTGCAGTACGTCAGGGTGCTGATTCAGTAATGCTTTCTGGAGAAACTGCTCATGGAAA GTACCCACTGAAGGCTGTTAAGGTGATGCACACTGTAGCTTTGAGAACCGAATCAAGTCCTAAGACATCTGCCACACCTAAGGTTCAGTTTGGCGCCTTTAAG AGTCACATGGGCGACATGTTTGCTTTCCACGCCACTACCATGGCCAATACCCTTAATCTGCCAATCATTGTATTTACAAGAACTGGATCTATGGCTATTCTTCTTAGCCATTATCAGCCTTCATCAATTATCTTTGCCTTCACAAATGA AGAGAGGATCAAGCAGAGGTTAGCACTTTATCATGGTGTCAGGCCCGTATATATGCAGTTCTCTGATGATTCAGAAGAGACCTTTTCTCGAGCACTCAAGTTATCAGTG AGCAATGGCCTGCTGAAGGAAGGGGAGTACGTCACTCTAGTTCAAAGTGGTGCACAACCGATATGGCGCCACGAATCTACTCACCACATCCAAGTTCGTAAGGTCCAAGGATGA